A region from the Populus trichocarpa isolate Nisqually-1 chromosome 18, P.trichocarpa_v4.1, whole genome shotgun sequence genome encodes:
- the LOC7476262 gene encoding probable ADP-ribosylation factor GTPase-activating protein AGD14: MANRLKEDEKNERIIRGLLKHTENRRCINCNSLGPQYVCTNFWTFVCTTCSGIHREFTHRVKSVSMAKFTSQEVAALQEGGNKRARDIYFKEWDSQRQSAPDSSNVERLRDFIKHVYVDRRYTGERNYGKPPSMKMDNKEDFSENRKTDAYQGGSRSPPYEDTHEHRYNERSSPGGRSDDKYSRYSYDERRSPGYDQESRQYNDYKRSPARPEIINDWRREDRFGNGRKVEDRRISDGDPKVEGRSPERPKEDTSSPPMVRPVREILGDNVVPLRISEPPKSNVSRPADVSAPTQRTASSSSLGSATGNPTEVKLENTRSLIDFDADPEPPAAASIPQAQQATIPQSIVHSPSATNDNNWASFDFAPENKASQVPKANPLESVLSQLSVPVPGPGHILGSHSGAGAPATAAVGNPTNASLFASAGNTSMLPFNSVAPAATPVNNLSILHAGGVSATAPGLAPAMPVNGGNSFASVTEAGQWPSVQHQQPSLFPVSTGHSTTQQFTPPLASGNQTWNVSPASNVQVSLATPYAGAPQIVSNPASGFMSAGLSQPSAVEVKPTGRRELPVDLFAATYSPYPAAIPGWPSGPARGMGFAVQYNSVPASMPTFLQQPKSANPFDLSEPVQAQHFPSMTPLHAALPNMPPSGLQHASSLGTPSPAWMSPQSSPYPPALPSQAPPYSSSIPPRAYVAQQAPSSMPFAGHQVGGGFGGDGAAFGAVNMDQQVAGRFSAPPTPQPFSSVGGNPFG; this comes from the exons ATGGCGAATCGACTAAAAGAGGATGAAAAAAATGAGCGCATAATTCGTGGACTTCTCAAACATACAGAGAATCGCAGATGTATCAACTGTAACAGTCTG GGACCTCAGTATGTTTGCACAAACTTCTGGACATTTGTTTGCACCACCTGTAGTGGAATACA CCGGGAGTTTACACATCGAGTAAAATCAGTATCAATGGCCAAATTCACCTCACAAGAAGTTGCTGCTCTTCAAGAAGGAGGAAATAAG cGTGCAagggatatttattttaaagaatggGATTCACAACGCCAGTCTGCCCCTGACAGCAG TAATGTTGAGAGACTTCGAGactttataaaacatgtttatgtGGATAGAAGATATACAGGTGAGAGGAACTATGGCAAGCCTCCAAGTATGAAGATG GATAACAAAGAAGACTTCTCTGAGAATAGGAAAACTGATGCGTATCAAGGAGGGTCTAGAAGTCCACCATATGAAGATACACATGAACATCGTTACAATGAAAGGTCTAGTCCTGGCGGAAGAAGTGatgataaatattcaagatataGTTATGATGAAAGAAGAAGTCCTGGATATGATCAAGAAAGTCGACAGTATAATGATTACAAAAGAAGTCCCGCTCGTCCAGAAATTATCAATGATTGGCGTCGAGAGGATAGATTTGGAAATGGCAGGAAAGTGGAAGACCGAAGGATATCTGATGGAGATCCGAAAGTGGAAGGCAGGTCACCTGAGCGGCCAAAAGAGGACACTTCCAGCCCCCCTATGGTACGTCCTGTCAGAGAGATTTTGGGAGATAATGTAGTGCCTCTTCGTATAAGTGAACCTCCTAAATCCAATGTTTCAAGGCCTGCTGATGTCTCTGCTCCTACGCAG CGAACTGCATCTTCCAGTAGCTTGGGATCTGCTACTGGGAATCCAACAGAAGTGAAATTGGAGAATACTAGAAGCttaattgattttgatgctGATCCTGAACCTCCTGCCGCCGCCTCAATTCCTCAAGCACAACAAGCTACAATTCCTCAATCAATTGTGCATTCTCCAAGTGCTACCAATGACAACAATTGGGCTTCTTTTGATTTTGCCCCTGAGAATAAAGCATCTCAGGTTCCAAAAGCAAATCCACTGGAATCTGTTCTCTCACAACTCTCAGTTCCAGTACCTGGACCTGGTCATATATTGGGATCACACAGTGGTGCTGGTGCTCCTGCAACAGCAGCTGTGGGTAATCCAACAAATGCTTCCCTTTTTGCATCTGCAGGGAACACATCGATGTTGCCCTTCAATTCTGTAGCTCCTGCAGCCACACCAGTTAATAACTTGTCAATATTACATGCTGGTGGTGTTTCAGCAACTGCCCCAGGATTGGCACCTGCTATGCCTGTCAATGGTGGTAATTCATTTGCCAGTGTTACAGAAGCAGGGCAGTGGCCTAGTGTGCAGCATCAGCAACCTTCTTTATTCCCTGTTTCTACTGGTCATTCTACTACTCAACAATTTACCCCACCATTAGCTTCAGGGAATCAG ACCTGGAATGTGTCTCCTGCCTCAAATGTGCAAGTGTCTTTGGCGACACCGTATGCAGGAGCTCCTCAAATTGTCTCAAATCCTGCATCAGGATTCATGTCTGCTGGTCTATCACAACCATCAGCTGTGGAAGTTAAACCAACTGGAAGAAGAGAACTGCCTGTG GATCTTTTTGCTGCTACATATTCACCTTATCCTGCAGCAATTCCAGGGTGGCCATCTGGTCCAGCTCGTGGTATGGGTTTCGCTGTGCAATATAATAGTGTTCCAGCG TCTATGCCAACTTTTCTCCAGCAACCTAAGTCAGCAAACCCTTTTGATCTCAGTGAACCAGTTCAAGCCCAACAT TTTCCTTCAATGACGCCTTTGCATGCTGCTCTACCAAATATGCCACCTTCGGGCTTACAACATGCTTCCAGTCTTGGTACGCCCTCACCAGCATGGATGTCACCCCAGTCATCTCCTTATCCACCAGCATTGCCTTCCCAGGCACCGCCTTATTCTTCATCTATACCTCCAA GGGCGTATGTGGCTCAACAAGCACCGAGTAGTATGCCTTTTGCAGg GCATCAAGTAGGAGGTGGCTTTGGCGGTGATGGTGCTGCTTTTGGTGCCGTGAATATGGATCAACAGGTGGCTGGTAGATTCTCTGCCCCTCCAACCCCACAGCCTTTCTCTTCTGTTGGAGGAAATCcttttggatga